From Vigna unguiculata cultivar IT97K-499-35 chromosome 5, ASM411807v1, whole genome shotgun sequence, the proteins below share one genomic window:
- the LOC114185484 gene encoding probably inactive leucine-rich repeat receptor-like protein kinase At5g48380: MVEGSQVFSSHVIVSFFLLVFCGMVCGTDSDIFCLQSVKRELQDPFNYLKSWEFNNKTEGYICKFTGVECWHPDENRVLNLKLSNMGLKGEFPRGIKNCSSMTGLDFSLNRLSNTIPADVSTLLTFVTSIDLSSNDFTGEIPASLSNCTYLNTLRLDQNQLSGQIPANLSQLPRLKAFSVSNNLLTGPVPAFKAGVADATSYANNSDLCGGPLDVCHAKSAKSNTAVIAGAAVGGVTVAALGLGIGMFFYVRRISYRKKEEDPEGNKWARSLKGTKTIKVSMFEKEISKMNLNDLMKATNNFSNSNIIGSGRSGTVYKAVLPDGTSLMVKRLQESQHSEKEFMSEMAILGTVKHRNLVPLLGFCLAKRERLLVYKNMPNGNLHDQLHPDAGVCTMDWTVRLKVAIGAAKGLAWLHHSCNPRILHRNISSKCILLDADFEPKISDFGLARLMNPIDTHLSTFVNGEFGDLGYVAPEYTKTLVATPKGDIYSFGTVLLELVTGERPTHVAKAPETFKGNLVEWISQQSSNAKLHAVIDESLLGNGVDQEIFQFLKVACNCVSEMPKERPTMFEVYQLLRAIGLNYNFTVEDEIMLSVDSDAAENLEELIVAREGHN; the protein is encoded by the exons ATGGTTGAGGGTAGCCAAGTTTTCAGCTCTCATGTTATTGTTAGTTTCTTTCTGCTGGTTTTCTGTGGCATGGTTTGTGGGACTGACAGTGATATATTCTGCTTGCAAAGTGTAAAGCGTGAACTTCAGGACcctttcaattatttaaaatcctGGGAATTCAACAACAAAACAGAAGGGTATATATGCAAGTTCACTGGGGTTGAGTGTTGGCACCCTGATGAGAACAGGGTCTTGAATCTAAAACTGTCGAACATGGGACTCAAGGGTGAGTTTCCACGCGGCATTAAGAACTGCTCAAGCATGACAGGATTAGATTTTTCACTTAACAGACTCTCTAACACCATTCCAGCAGATGTATCCACACTTCTTACATTTGTGACATCCATTGATCTTTCCTCAAATGATTTTACTGGGGAAATACCTGCTTCCCTCTCAAACTGTACCTATCTTAATACTCTCAGACTTGACCAAAACCAACTCTCTGGTCAAATCCCTGCAAACTTGAGCCAGCTTCCGCGGCTTAAGGCTTTTAGTGTTTCCAATAATCTTTTGACAGGGCCGGTTCCAGCCTTTAAAGCAGGTGTTGCTGATGCAACAAGTTATGCAAATAATTCTGACCTGTGTGGTGGTCCTCTGGATGTTTGCCATGCCAAGTCTGCAAAGAGTAACACTGCTGTTATAGCTGGAGCAGCTGTTGGTGGTGTGACAGTTGCAGCATTAGGTTTGGGCATTGGAATGTTCTTCTATGTGCGCCGTATTTCTTATAGGAAGAAGGAGGAGGATCCTGAAGGAAACAAGTGGGCAAGAAGTCTGAAGGGAACCAAAACAATAAAG GTTTCTATGTTTGAGaaggaaatttcaaaaatgaacTTGAATGATCTCATGAAGGCAACTAATAACTTCAGTAATAGCAATATTATTGGGTCTGGAAGATCAGGAACTGTTTACAAAGCTGTCCTTCCTGATGGCACATCACTCATGGTTAAGAGATTGCAGGAATCTCAACACTCAGAGAAAGAATTTATGTCTGAGATGGCTATACTAGGGACTGTCAAACATCGTAACCTGGTTCCTCTTTTAGGTTTTTGTCTGGCTAAAAGGGAGAGGCTTTTGGTCTATAAAAATATGCCAAATGGTAACCTCCATGATCAACTTCATCCTGATGCAGGCGTGTGCACCATGGATTGGACTGTAAGGCTCAAAGTTGCAATTGGAGCAGCCAAAGGGTTAGCATGGCTTCATCATAGCTGCAATCCCCGTATTCTCCATCGGAACATAAGCTCTAAGTGCATCTTGTTGGACGCTGATTTTGAGCCCAAAATTTCTGATTTTGGTCTTGCTAGATTGATGAACCCAATTGATACACATCTGAGTACTTTTGTGAATGGGGAGTTTGGGGATTTGGGTTATGTTGCTCCTGAATATACAAAAACTTTGGTAGCCACTCCTAAAGGGGATATTTATAGCTTTGGGACCGTGCTTCTTGAGCTGGTGACAGGTGAAAGACCTACTCATGTGGCTAAAGCTCCAGAAACTTTCAAGGGAAATTTGGTTGAATGGATTTCACAGCAATCTAGCAATGCAAAACTCCATGCTGTCATTGATGAATCATTACTTGGGAATGGAGTAGACCAGGAAATTTTCCAATTTCTGAAGGTTGCATGCAATTGTGTCTCAGAAATGCCAAAGGAGAGGCCTACCATGTTTGAAGTATACCAGCTTCTAAGAGCCATTGGCTTGAATTATAATTTCACAGTTGAGGATGAGATAATGCTGTCTGTAGACTCTGATGCCGCTGAGAACTTAGAAGAACTTATTGTAGCTCGAGAGGGACATAACTGA